The Apium graveolens cultivar Ventura chromosome 10, ASM990537v1, whole genome shotgun sequence nucleotide sequence attcgcaagagtgagctaactagcccagcaagtcatattatcaataaatgaggttaaacaatgatctaACGAGATGATTcgaaggaatcaagtttcttgttaaacaaccattagaattggatattcattttaagttttcaaaaccaaggttaggctgttgatcagtcacgcactaatctcgagcaaagcacacagtactgctctaactactggatccaaggcacacattggcctaacttgaccatcgatatggtctgaccacgaatctggtccacacaaagaaaactatccaattctaaagcagttcaatatgataaacaatagaattcaataaaaccagatcataatcaataataataaaacatttgtataagagcatggtaaaaattcatggttaccgaaaaggtatgtcaaagtacataaaagaagtggcctctagccggtaggataatcgggtattagatgaatagtatttttacaaggttttagtactttaatatcacaaggtatggttgagtataaaagtttctgtatgtttaaataattttgttctagtgtttggtatatgatggttatatatttgtggagtagtatcgtatttgtgtggtttaatatctggtaaatcaacaagaaatggttcacaaagaataaggattgcggctcaaagatcaaatgatgtggctcaggttcaaggctgaaggattcaaagtatttacagtataaaacagagctattttgggtattaacagtatgtcacaagagaatttaaaaatatttgttttatatctcgagaaagttttagaagtacttgccttatcataatcgatttcaacttcacttgtacttgtctaatgactccattcaacaaccactcgtctgctttatgcctcgcttctatcctctgattacGTGCTGTATtttttctacatgtcaattctattttctgttCACCTGCTTCTCTTTCATACGCATTGCTTACtatgctaggcatcataagtaaatattaatatttaactcatacgattctattcgacatacacttctatctacccttcgttttacccaaatctgattaacggattgaaagttacgctataaacaagtaatcaacgaacatatagaccgacagtcaaccgacaagtcacatataacacatagcacgtcacataatcaatagtatatcatttataaaaaagtcttgggtcataaacagactttcaggtatttaaattgatttttaaaatatttttcggaattaaaacgggtcgttggatcaatttcggagtaataaacagggttcggttggccaaatctggcttcaaaacaattttataataattattgagccttggaaacaatttaaaataatattttaaagctcgaaactatttttcagaatttttaaattatttttttaataattaaatctaattaaataattaattaaaatcaattaataataaactaaatcaattaatcaattaattttcaaattaattgaccaattaataaattaaatattaactgaaattaattaactaattaattcagatttatttttgaattaaaaataatttttggaattaaaataataatttttggaattttccgaaattaaaaaccaatttttggaaatgaatttataaaagaaatctgatttttaaaagtttttgaaACAGAAATCCTATTTCTGCAAAGCTAGGAAAccctgggggactaaactgtaaaaACAGAAGTTAAAACTTGATTTTTGCAAAATTTTGGATCAAAATCGGGTCAAACCGGGTCAAAaatccgggtcaccaagaacagaaaTGGGTCGTGaagaacccagtttccggtgaccggaaaaTAACTCCGGCGAGCCCTAAACTGAGCAAAAACAGCACGGTCCCGTGTGATTCAGATGGGGTTTGCAATCCAAATcgttcccagagttcaaatcaaGCATCAATCGTACCAAACAACGACTGGAAATAGAAATCCGATCAAAACTCAACAGAATTCCGGTTAACTCGATTTAAAAATCGGCGAAAACTTTAAATCACAACTCACTCCTCTACATGCTTTGTCGATTTGCATAACttatatgaatcgattgcaaattacATAAGTaacacaacccacccctctagaatATCAAACAATCCCGAAATAAAAAACCCCCAAATcgaattaaaaacattcaaagtaatataaaccctaatttctaaattccgagaatcaaacccaaaattaaacatgttattgaactccaaatttgaagtataatataccaaaatgatcaggaaaacaagctctacaacatacaaccatcaaatcatacaaacaatttctcgaacaaaaattcataatttaactACCAAGaaattcaaatatatataattaaattggaaaatcatctgatgtttctgggttgaaattgatggaagatttggattctagatttcagtagcttcgttttgagtatatgtacgccaaaatcgaatatcgataacgccttcgaatttgtgtttgattacgaagaacaaaatataattatagtattttctctgtaaaaaatCTATAAATattgtttgcaaatgatttccggtacaaaataaaatacggtagaggctatttataattatgggaaattagtatcccgttggatcattccggatataaaacaagACGTTTATtcataaaaactgatccaaatggtaccggttttcgagataattatccaaatcagtacaatttgtactacggtcttggtctcagcgcctggttacacgtattacgaggtgataattgtgatagtttaataaaaagctcccgtttatcgaaaatgcgagttttattgatttaccgaaatgaatattgtattgaaaatgttccgccgggacccgcgcaggacaaaccgtacgccagatcgaaaaagtcgaaatacggaaaatgctcggaatattgcaattaggttaggaaggagttctcggaagagtttcgggttctaaaaatgtaaaaacggatgGCGGTGGTTGGTTcacgtttttataaaatagattttaaatatccggaaaaagattttataaaatccatatgattcttataaattcataaatcaacataaaaataattaggaagatatgacaattatctatattttatttggagcatataaatattgaaatacttaattaataacacttttaaacattcaaacacatttaacacttaacaaataattcacagaatagatactgaatacatataataattatctattagtaaaaataattccacgatatatcccggatattacaatatttttatctaaattgttactactaactgaaggaccggtgttaactttataattcagttaactgctggtttacacagtgtacagtagtcaataagacatgctattagcttttctaaactgtcacttgtcatttctatttatagaaaagtaactcttccatttttggcttagcatatctttagcatcatgtgattatcttgatcttcctctgtcagttaatcttcaccatcgatcttgcacattcttcaaacTGTTTTctgtagacttgtcaattcaggtggttggattgtttgttaattgtttatcttgaatattgaactggtttatgattttgtactttgagaatttcaGTTGAGATatccaattaggcatatagagatcttgacatctcgataagtataatgacttatcgagatctctaatgctctagtgaatttgacttatagaggtctctgagttctcgaatgaaactttggcctgtcgagatctctcagcatcatgtcttcactttgacttgtcgacaacttagagttctctagtgaatttcgacttatcgatatctctgagttctctagtgaactttgacttatcgataactcagagttctctaatgaatgtagacttgttgataactctgagttctctagtgaaaaaatgacttgtcgatatctccaaccttcatgtcttcttgacttgtcgatatctccaaccttcatgcctttttgacttttcgatatctctctgagttctctagtagttttcctgacttctcgataagtcatttggagttctcaaatgacttctctataacattaaatctgtgacttgtagagatcttgacttagagtatttttaatcaaacagatttattcaactccaagtttcttcaaaattcttctgaggcatgatcaccTTAATCTTCTTTCAGATATAATCCTTAAgtttgatactgttttaggaaaaagactctagtctgcttCTTTACATTTTTACATattttaaatgttacaagtacaaatacaaactaagataacaatacaacttacttagtgttgacaaattatcttagtcttgttaagatacatgcatgtcttgtacaacaattttccccaatttatgagaagattgtttaacACAAATTCATGACCGTTAACATgactaaccccaagcttaacAGATTATGAAATGTAATAATTCATTATTCTTCTTAGATTAGATGTCCATTTAATTTTACTTCACAATTTGATCAGGAACACTAATGATGTTGTCATCTTCCGTAAtatttgacatcatcacttatatattataATTGGGAATTGATAAGTTATTCACGACATGTATGTATTTAATGTGTTACTGATTTTTGTCAACTTCGCCTAGAAAAAGACGAGGGACATAACAGTAATTAGTGATTACTGTCCGGAGATTTTTTTTTACGATCATGAACAAAAAAAGTGGCAGTGTTTCTAAATCAAGAACTGGAGATGAAGCTGAGCTTCTCTCGTCCCTCATCACTCGCTTCCATAATATCGCCAATCTTCACTAAACCCAAAATCTACACCCGACCCATTTCATCTTCTTCAATTTCGACCCGACCCACTTCACTTAAACCCAAAACCCCTCTCTTTTTGAGGCCCCCCACCTTCTCAACCTCCATTTCCGAGCTTCAAAAATGGCACAATTGGGCTCAAACCCTAGCTTCTTCAATTGGGTCCACTTTCTTGGACTTTGACAATGGGCCCACTTCAGAAATCTTGAAAAGAGAGATTCTTTGGTTGTTAGAAGATGTTCTTGAAAACCCCAAatcaaattttattaaaaatggtgtTTTTATTAGTAAAAGTGATGTTCTTGAAAACCCCAAATCAAGTTTAAGTAAAAATGAAGTTTTTATTAGTAATGGGGATGTTCTTGAAGATGTTCTTGAAAACCCCATATCAAATTTGGTTAAAGATGATGTTTTTAGTACTAATGAGGATGTTCTTGAAAACCCCAAATCAAGATTTAGTGAAAAAGATGATTTTGATACTAATGGGGATGTTTTAGTGAAACTGAGAGTTGAATTGGAAGAATTGTATGAATTGTGGAAGCAAAGAGTTGAGGAGAGAAGGCCATTTCAGTATATAGTTGGGTGTGAGCATTGGAGGGACTTGGTTTTGAGTGTTGAAGAAGGGGTTTTGGTTCCGAGGCCCGAGACGGAGAAGATTGTTGATTTGGTGAGTGATTTGGTTGAGGAGAATGAAATGTTGAAGGAGGGATTGTGGGCTGATTTAGGGACGGGTAGTGGAGCGCTTGCTATCGGGATTGGGAGGGTTTTAGGAAGTAATGGGAGGGTTATTGCTAGTGATTTGAGTTACATTGCGGTTCAAGTTGCTTCTTTTAATGTGCAGAGGTATAATTTGCAGGTTGGTGATTTGATTTTTGGTTTAGATTGTATTTCTGTTTGTGAACTTATTAAGTTCTTATCTTACACGAGTTTTATAAAAGTTGGTATTATATGGTATTAGAGCTTAGAGAGGTTTTAGGAGAGTTCTCGATGATATTCTATAGCTTTAAGTGAGTTAGTTAGCATACTAGAATTTATTGTTAGTTGAGTAGTTTGTCCTATAGATATTCCATTTGGATACTTTGTTCTTAGTTATATTCGCAAAAATAGATAATGATACAATCATTGTTGTCACAACTCACAATGCTTGACTAGTCGCGACTAGTCAGTCGTCAACAAGTTGGTCTTGCAGATTACTAAGTAGTTGGtcgacttgtttgatcagttgaTTATACAATTAATCTCGGATCATATCATAACTCTCCTGAGTTGATTAAAACTCAAAACAGTTAGAACCCAGCTAGCGGATGACAGACTATCTATTACCTACATTTGCTACCAACTGTAATTTAAGCCTTACAATCCAATTTACTATTTCTACGTGTCTTCCTACTTCCTAGTGTGCGATACTAGAGTCATTTAGGGGCTAGAAGATGTATGAACTATGAAGTTATACCAATATAAGCTTATGAAGTTATATGTATTAGAAAAGAGTCTTGGATTGATCTTTGAAAACTCATGGAGTAACAAAAACGTTATGTTTGTCAATTTCAATTCTATATAATGTTTTATGTTCATAAAGTACGTAAATTAAGGAATAGGAGCGAGGGAGAAGGGGACATAAATTTTTCGTGTGTTAAATCCCATATTCAGGTGACTAAAATCAACAATAATCTCA carries:
- the LOC141693670 gene encoding uncharacterized protein LOC141693670, whose product is MKLSFSRPSSLASIISPIFTKPKIYTRPISSSSISTRPTSLKPKTPLFLRPPTFSTSISELQKWHNWAQTLASSIGSTFLDFDNGPTSEILKREILWLLEDVLENPKSNFIKNGVFISKSDVLENPKSSLSKNEVFISNGDVLEDVLENPISNLVKDDVFSTNEDVLENPKSRFSEKDDFDTNGDVLVKLRVELEELYELWKQRVEERRPFQYIVGCEHWRDLVLSVEEGVLVPRPETEKIVDLVSDLVEENEMLKEGLWADLGTGSGALAIGIGRVLGSNGRVIASDLSYIAVQVASFNVQRYNLQHKIVLRQGSWFEPLKEAEGELAGLVSNPPYIPSEQISGLQAEVGKHEPRLALDGGEDGMSDLLHLSMGAASMLRPGGYFAFETNGEDQCKFLLNYMETKTKGVFYDLKIVSDFAGIQRFVTGFKVK